A genomic region of Ensifer adhaerens contains the following coding sequences:
- a CDS encoding BA14K family protein: MKRIGAVLVAAATALSAVSAQAVPMSPVKVGQAATQPVELVHHKPGHYGGPPHKRGYDGYRYGGNRYNAGPRYGYYNGYEGYRYRRDGYRRHSDGWWYPLAAFGAGVVIGGAIAQPPRRVYSNAPSAHVQWCYDRYRSYNAYDNTFQPYYGPRQECVSPYY; this comes from the coding sequence ATGAAGAGAATAGGTGCAGTCCTCGTAGCCGCGGCTACGGCACTGTCGGCGGTCTCGGCGCAGGCCGTGCCCATGTCGCCCGTTAAGGTGGGGCAGGCCGCCACCCAACCGGTCGAGCTGGTCCACCACAAGCCAGGTCACTACGGCGGCCCGCCGCACAAGCGCGGCTACGACGGCTACCGCTACGGCGGCAACCGCTACAATGCAGGCCCACGTTACGGCTATTACAATGGCTACGAGGGCTACCGCTACCGTCGCGATGGATACCGCCGCCACAGTGACGGTTGGTGGTATCCGCTGGCCGCCTTCGGGGCCGGCGTGGTCATCGGTGGCGCGATCGCGCAGCCACCCCGCAGGGTCTATTCCAACGCGCCGTCTGCTCACGTGCAATGGTGCTATGACCGCTATCGTTCGTACAACGCCTACGACAATACGTTCCAGCCCTATTACGGGCCGCGCCAGGAATGCGTGTCGCCCTATTATTGA
- a CDS encoding transporter substrate-binding domain-containing protein yields MKKTTAIMASALAVAAGLMSMPAQAEDKKWTKVTIATEGAFPPYNLTKADGTLDGYEIELSKILCDHMKVECTVIAQSFDGMIPALNAGKFDAIMAGMSATEKRKEVIDFSISYGSTGQAFATLKGGDLETLPMKGELFSLASNEAGARKAVEELKPLIEGKTIGVQTASIAARFIDEYLKGVVEVREYKTTEQHDLDLVAGRVDFVMASMGYLKTTVEKPANSDMVITGPRFQGGFLGAGSSVGLRKSDPELKALFDDAISAAKADGTIKRLSEKWFGFDLTPQ; encoded by the coding sequence ATGAAGAAGACGACCGCAATCATGGCGTCGGCACTTGCCGTCGCCGCGGGGCTGATGTCCATGCCGGCGCAGGCCGAGGACAAGAAGTGGACGAAGGTGACGATCGCCACCGAAGGCGCCTTTCCTCCCTATAACCTCACCAAGGCGGACGGCACGCTCGACGGCTACGAGATCGAGCTCAGCAAGATCCTCTGCGACCATATGAAGGTCGAATGCACCGTCATCGCCCAGTCCTTCGATGGCATGATCCCGGCGCTCAACGCCGGCAAGTTCGACGCGATCATGGCCGGCATGTCGGCCACCGAGAAGCGCAAGGAAGTCATCGACTTCTCGATCTCCTATGGCAGCACCGGTCAGGCCTTCGCCACGCTGAAGGGCGGCGATCTCGAAACCCTGCCGATGAAGGGTGAACTCTTCTCGCTCGCCTCCAACGAGGCCGGTGCCCGCAAGGCGGTCGAAGAGCTGAAGCCGCTGATCGAAGGCAAGACCATCGGCGTCCAGACCGCCTCGATCGCCGCCCGCTTCATCGACGAATACCTGAAGGGCGTGGTCGAGGTGCGCGAATACAAGACGACCGAGCAGCACGATCTCGATCTCGTCGCCGGCCGCGTCGATTTCGTCATGGCATCGATGGGTTACCTGAAGACGACCGTCGAAAAGCCCGCCAACAGCGACATGGTCATCACCGGCCCCCGCTTTCAGGGCGGCTTCCTCGGCGCCGGCAGCTCCGTCGGCCTACGCAAGAGCGACCCAGAGCTGAAGGCGCTGTTCGACGACGCGATTTCCGCTGCCAAGGCCGATGGCACCATCAAGCGCCTGTCCGAGAAGTGGTTCGGCTTCGACCTGACGCCGCAGTAA
- a CDS encoding ABC transporter ATP-binding protein, translated as MSAAVTAPVAIRVHDLHKSFGPVEVLKGVSLDAREGEVISILGSSGSGKSTLLRCINMLEVPNSGTIEVAGEAIRLKTSSDGRSRPADQKQVDRIRSELGMVFQSFNLWSHKTVLENVIEAPVHVLKRPRVEAIEEAEALLAKVGIADKRNHYPSHLSGGQQQRAAIARALAMRPKAMLFDEPTSALDPELVGEVLRVMRGLAEEGRTMLVVTHEMGFARDVSSRVVFVHKGTIEEEGPPHEVFTRSKSERFRQFIKS; from the coding sequence ATGTCCGCTGCCGTCACCGCACCGGTTGCCATCCGCGTGCACGATCTTCACAAGAGCTTCGGCCCCGTCGAAGTGCTGAAAGGCGTGTCGCTGGATGCGCGCGAGGGTGAGGTGATTTCCATTCTCGGATCCTCGGGCTCCGGCAAGTCGACGCTGCTTCGCTGCATCAACATGCTGGAGGTGCCGAATTCCGGCACGATCGAGGTGGCCGGCGAGGCGATCCGGCTGAAGACATCGAGCGACGGGCGCAGCCGCCCGGCCGACCAGAAGCAGGTGGACCGCATCCGCTCCGAACTCGGCATGGTGTTCCAGAGCTTCAATCTCTGGTCTCACAAGACCGTGCTTGAAAACGTGATCGAGGCGCCGGTGCATGTGCTGAAGCGCCCGCGCGTCGAGGCGATCGAGGAGGCCGAAGCCCTGCTTGCCAAGGTCGGCATCGCCGACAAGCGCAACCACTATCCATCGCATCTCTCCGGCGGCCAGCAGCAGCGCGCCGCGATCGCCCGCGCGCTTGCCATGCGCCCGAAGGCGATGCTCTTCGACGAGCCGACCTCGGCGCTCGACCCGGAGCTCGTCGGCGAAGTGCTGCGCGTCATGCGCGGTCTCGCCGAGGAGGGGCGCACCATGCTGGTGGTGACCCATGAGATGGGCTTTGCCCGCGACGTCTCGAGCCGCGTCGTGTTCGTGCACAAGGGCACGATCGAGGAGGAGGGGCCGCCGCACGAGGTCTTCACCCGGTCGAAGTCCGAACGCTTCCGCCAGTTCATCAAGAGTTGA
- a CDS encoding ABC transporter permease, with the protein MDIKFALETFWSLAAALPLTLELAATSIALGSVLALGLALARLSGILALDLFARTYLFLFRGTPLLVQIFLIYYGLSQFPAVRHSILWPLLREPYWCAVLALMLNTAAYASEIIRGGLLSVPHGQVEAARACGMGRFMIFRRIVMPQALRQALPGYGNEMISMVKATSLASIITLMEITGVAAKLISESYRVIEVFVVAGFIYLAINFALTRLVAFAEHRLNPQLRAPLAISAQLKGEAL; encoded by the coding sequence ATGGATATCAAATTCGCGCTTGAAACCTTCTGGAGCTTGGCGGCGGCCCTGCCGCTGACGCTGGAGCTCGCCGCGACGTCGATTGCGCTGGGTTCTGTCCTGGCCCTGGGGCTGGCGCTCGCGCGTCTCTCCGGCATTCTTGCACTCGATCTCTTCGCCCGGACCTACCTGTTCCTGTTTCGCGGCACGCCGCTGCTCGTGCAGATCTTCCTGATCTATTACGGTCTCAGCCAGTTTCCGGCCGTGCGCCACAGCATTCTGTGGCCGCTCCTCAGGGAGCCCTACTGGTGCGCGGTGCTGGCGCTGATGCTGAACACGGCCGCCTATGCCAGCGAAATCATTCGCGGCGGGCTCCTCTCGGTGCCGCATGGACAGGTGGAGGCTGCCAGGGCCTGCGGCATGGGTCGCTTCATGATCTTCCGCCGCATCGTCATGCCGCAGGCGCTGCGCCAGGCACTGCCCGGCTACGGCAACGAGATGATCTCCATGGTCAAGGCGACCTCGCTCGCCTCCATCATCACGCTGATGGAGATCACCGGCGTTGCCGCCAAACTCATTTCGGAGAGCTACCGGGTGATTGAGGTCTTCGTCGTCGCGGGGTTCATCTATCTCGCCATCAATTTCGCACTGACCCGGCTTGTCGCTTTTGCCGAACACAGGCTGAACCCGCAACTGCGCGCGCCGCTGGCGATCTCTGCCCAACTCAAGGGAGAAGCCCTTTGA
- a CDS encoding methyltetrahydrofolate cobalamin methyltransferase: protein MTRTIVASATREIIIGFDQPFCVIGERINPTGRKKLAAEMIEGNFDTVIKDALEQVAAGATMLDVNAGVTAVNPNETEPPLLVKTLEIVQGLVDVPLSIDSSVTAAIEAALRVAKGRPLVNSVTGEEEKLEAILPLCKKYDVPVVAISNDETGISEDPDVRFAVAKKIVERAADYGIKPHDIVVDPLVMPIGAMGTAGQQVFALLRRLREELKVNTTCGLSNISFGLPHRHGINAGFIPMVIGAGMTSAIMNPCRPQEMEAVRAANVLNGTDPNCTHWIKTYRDHKPAEGGHVVAAAAPAGAGGGRRGGRAARTGGAAASE, encoded by the coding sequence ATGACCCGGACCATCGTCGCTTCCGCCACCCGCGAGATCATCATCGGCTTCGACCAGCCGTTCTGCGTCATCGGCGAACGCATCAACCCGACAGGCCGCAAGAAGCTCGCCGCCGAGATGATCGAGGGTAACTTCGACACGGTCATCAAGGACGCGCTGGAGCAGGTTGCAGCAGGCGCGACCATGCTCGACGTCAACGCCGGCGTCACCGCCGTCAACCCGAACGAGACCGAACCGCCGCTGCTGGTCAAGACGCTGGAAATCGTCCAGGGCCTCGTCGACGTGCCGCTGTCGATCGACAGCTCCGTCACCGCCGCGATCGAGGCCGCGCTGCGCGTCGCCAAGGGCCGTCCGCTCGTCAACTCGGTCACCGGCGAGGAAGAGAAGCTCGAAGCGATCCTGCCGCTCTGCAAGAAATATGACGTGCCGGTCGTTGCCATCTCCAACGACGAGACCGGCATTTCCGAGGACCCGGACGTGCGCTTTGCCGTTGCCAAGAAGATCGTCGAGCGCGCCGCCGACTACGGCATCAAGCCGCACGACATCGTCGTCGACCCGTTGGTCATGCCGATCGGCGCCATGGGCACGGCCGGCCAGCAGGTCTTCGCACTGCTGCGACGCCTGCGTGAGGAACTGAAGGTCAACACCACCTGCGGCCTCTCCAACATCTCCTTCGGCCTGCCGCACCGCCACGGCATCAATGCCGGCTTCATCCCCATGGTCATCGGCGCCGGCATGACGTCTGCGATCATGAACCCCTGCCGTCCGCAGGAGATGGAAGCCGTGCGCGCCGCCAACGTATTGAACGGCACCGACCCGAACTGCACCCACTGGATCAAGACCTACCGCGACCACAAGCCGGCCGAAGGCGGCCACGTCGTTGCCGCAGCAGCCCCTGCCGGCGCTGGCGGCGGTCGCCGCGGCGGTCGCGCGGCCCGCACAGGTGGCGCCGCTGCAAGCGAATAG
- a CDS encoding GntR family transcriptional regulator: protein MSDDLTEMLAPEEKPEEKKDVTDLLLHDILTGTLPAGAWLKQIDLERRYDCTRPEVRRALDRLSQRRLVQHNPNRGYQVYELDDQRTREISDIRVILETGVADRMIANVTPAAISELRGLAREFDEMSFRGSIMEHYDANLAFHRALLQLAGNSELVDVVAEIRQRTVSAPVSQWRTRARIEQSAREHHLMVDALEARDLAELKRLIEIHIRQAPIKA, encoded by the coding sequence ATGAGCGACGATCTGACGGAAATGCTGGCGCCCGAGGAAAAGCCCGAGGAGAAGAAGGACGTCACCGACCTCTTGCTGCACGACATCCTGACCGGGACCTTGCCGGCGGGTGCCTGGCTCAAACAGATCGACCTGGAGCGCCGCTACGATTGCACACGGCCCGAAGTGCGCCGGGCGCTGGACCGCCTGTCGCAGCGCCGGCTGGTGCAGCACAATCCCAACCGCGGCTACCAGGTCTACGAACTCGACGACCAGCGCACCCGGGAGATCAGCGATATCCGCGTGATCCTGGAGACCGGCGTCGCCGACAGGATGATCGCCAATGTCACGCCGGCGGCGATCAGCGAGTTGCGCGGGCTTGCAAGGGAGTTTGACGAGATGTCGTTCCGCGGCTCCATCATGGAGCATTACGACGCCAACCTCGCCTTCCACCGCGCGCTTCTGCAGCTCGCCGGCAATTCCGAACTCGTCGACGTCGTTGCCGAAATCCGCCAGCGCACCGTGTCTGCCCCGGTGTCGCAATGGCGCACCCGCGCCCGCATCGAGCAGTCCGCGCGCGAGCATCATCTGATGGTCGATGCACTTGAGGCGAGAGACCTGGCCGAACTGAAACGCCTGATCGAAATCCACATCCGCCAGGCGCCGATCAAGGCGTGA
- a CDS encoding SRPBCC family protein translates to MQVIVPAPVRKSVTVSAPAERVFENFTARMGDWWLKTHSLTTSGQKTVVVEPRAGGRWYEIGMSGEEKDWGRVLAYEPPRRILFAWQLNAEWTFDEDFRTEVEVTFEPADAGGTTVRLEHRNLQNYGAKAEEARNSLDSEGGWAGLLGAFAARIG, encoded by the coding sequence ATGCAAGTGATCGTGCCAGCCCCGGTACGGAAATCTGTCACCGTCAGCGCCCCAGCGGAGCGCGTCTTCGAGAATTTCACGGCCCGAATGGGCGACTGGTGGCTGAAGACCCATAGCCTGACCACGAGCGGGCAGAAGACTGTCGTCGTCGAGCCTCGGGCCGGCGGGCGCTGGTATGAAATCGGCATGTCGGGCGAGGAGAAGGACTGGGGGCGGGTGCTCGCCTACGAGCCGCCGAGGCGCATCCTCTTTGCCTGGCAGCTCAATGCCGAATGGACCTTCGATGAGGACTTCCGCACCGAGGTGGAGGTGACGTTCGAGCCGGCGGACGCCGGCGGCACGACCGTGCGGCTCGAGCATCGCAACCTCCAGAACTATGGCGCCAAAGCGGAGGAGGCCCGCAATTCGCTCGATTCAGAAGGCGGTTGGGCGGGGCTGCTCGGGGCGTTTGCGGCGAGGATCGGGTGA
- a CDS encoding ABC transporter permease, translating to MTEPGFLDIISVGPDGWGPALAAGAWMTILIAIAGFVIGGVIGTFGAWAKISGGPIVRRCAETYTTVLRGIPDLLVIYLFYFGGSAVVTAVGQLFGAEGFVSFPGFIAGALAVGITSGAQQTEVYRGAFRAVHPGELEAATACGMGQFLKFRRIIAPLTLRYALPGLGNVWQVVLKESALVSVTGVVELLRQAQIGAGSTSRPFDFFFIAAMIYLAISTVSGLVLQATERRFSRGVRRG from the coding sequence ATGACTGAGCCCGGTTTCCTTGACATCATCAGCGTCGGGCCGGACGGCTGGGGGCCGGCGCTTGCCGCCGGCGCCTGGATGACGATCCTGATCGCGATCGCAGGGTTTGTGATCGGCGGCGTCATCGGCACCTTCGGTGCCTGGGCGAAAATCTCCGGCGGACCGATCGTGCGCCGTTGCGCCGAGACCTATACCACCGTGCTTCGCGGCATTCCCGACCTCCTGGTCATCTATCTCTTCTATTTCGGCGGCAGCGCCGTGGTGACCGCCGTCGGCCAATTGTTCGGTGCGGAGGGTTTCGTCAGCTTTCCCGGCTTCATCGCCGGCGCGCTCGCGGTTGGCATCACCTCCGGCGCCCAGCAGACCGAGGTCTATCGCGGCGCCTTTCGTGCCGTGCATCCGGGCGAACTGGAGGCGGCAACCGCCTGCGGCATGGGGCAGTTCCTCAAGTTCCGCCGCATCATCGCGCCGCTGACGCTGCGTTATGCGCTGCCGGGGCTCGGCAACGTCTGGCAGGTGGTGCTGAAGGAATCGGCGCTGGTCTCGGTTACGGGCGTCGTCGAACTCCTGCGCCAGGCGCAGATCGGCGCCGGCTCAACCAGCCGTCCCTTCGACTTCTTCTTCATCGCGGCGATGATCTATCTCGCCATTTCCACGGTCTCGGGCCTCGTTCTTCAGGCCACCGAGCGCCGGTTCTCGCGCGGCGTCAGGAGGGGCTGA
- a CDS encoding VIT1/CCC1 transporter family protein, which translates to MSDHPRPVLDPIDRLSEIIFGLLMALSFTGTMSTVAGEEGGVNAVLVAALGCNIAWGIVDGVMYVLTTAVERVRRRGFLDALRREPIDRARKMFLENLPDDVRRVSSPKETEALLLRVRALSCDPRHRAVTGHDLKAAFAIFLLVVISTLPPSIPFLLVDDVALAMRVSNAIALVMLFVIGARLGRYMGRSPWPMAFAMAAIGAVLVAVTILFGG; encoded by the coding sequence TTGAGCGACCATCCACGCCCCGTTCTCGATCCGATCGACCGTCTCTCGGAGATCATCTTCGGGCTACTGATGGCGCTGTCCTTCACCGGAACGATGAGCACGGTGGCCGGCGAAGAGGGTGGGGTCAACGCCGTGCTGGTCGCCGCCTTGGGGTGCAACATCGCCTGGGGCATCGTCGACGGCGTCATGTATGTGCTGACGACGGCGGTCGAGAGGGTGCGTCGCCGCGGCTTCCTCGATGCGCTCCGGCGTGAGCCGATCGATCGTGCCCGCAAGATGTTTCTGGAAAACCTGCCGGATGACGTGCGTCGCGTGTCTTCGCCAAAGGAGACCGAGGCGCTGCTTTTGCGGGTGAGGGCGCTTTCCTGTGATCCCAGGCACAGGGCGGTCACCGGGCATGACCTGAAGGCGGCCTTCGCCATCTTCCTGCTCGTGGTCATATCGACGCTGCCGCCCAGCATTCCGTTCCTGTTGGTCGATGATGTTGCGCTGGCAATGCGCGTTTCGAACGCCATCGCACTCGTCATGCTCTTCGTCATCGGCGCGCGTCTTGGCCGCTACATGGGCCGCAGCCCCTGGCCGATGGCCTTTGCTATGGCGGCGATTGGGGCCGTGCTGGTGGCGGTGACGATCCTCTTTGGCGGATAG
- a CDS encoding ASKHA domain-containing protein — protein sequence MRTEGTTEIETNMTEAPQKEPLVLFMPSGKRGRFPVGTPVLDAARKLGVYVESVCGGRATCGRCQIEVQEGNFAKHKIVSSLEHISEKGAKEERYEKIRGLPDGRRLSCSAQILGDLVIDVPQDTVINAQVVRKAATDRVIERNAAIQLCYVEVDEPDMHKPLGDLDRLKVMLEKDWGWKDLLIAPHLIPQVQGILRKGNWAVTAAIHRDMDSSRPFIVGLWPGLKNEAYGVACDIGSTTIAMHLVSLLSGRIVASSGTSNPQIRFGEDLMSRVSYVMMNPDGREAMTKAVREAVNGLIGKVCAEGEVDRHDILDMVYVANPIMHHLFLGIDPTELGQAPFALAVSGALQYWAHELEIDVNRGARLYMLPCIAGHVGADAAGATLSEGPYRQDKMMLLVDVGTNAEIVLGNKDRVVAASSPTGPAFEGAEISSGQRAAPGAIERVRINPETLEPRFRVIGVEKWSDEDGFDEAAASVGVTGICGSAIIEIVAEMYLSGIISEDGVVDGAMAAKSPRIIPNGRTFSYLLHDGEPRITVTQNDIRAIQLAKAALYAGIKLLMEKQGVDHVDTIRFAGAFGSFIDPKYAMVLGLIPDCDLEDVKAVGNAAGTGALMALLNRGHRREIEQTVSKIEKIETALESKFQEHFVNAMAMPNKVDAFPKLSTVVTLPERKVTADDGEGGGRRRRRSRE from the coding sequence ATGCGCACCGAAGGCACTACCGAGATCGAGACCAACATGACCGAAGCCCCCCAAAAGGAACCTCTGGTGCTGTTCATGCCTTCGGGCAAGCGCGGCCGCTTCCCGGTGGGCACCCCGGTTCTCGATGCGGCCCGCAAGCTCGGCGTCTATGTCGAAAGCGTGTGCGGTGGCCGCGCCACCTGCGGGCGCTGTCAGATCGAGGTGCAGGAAGGCAATTTCGCCAAGCACAAGATCGTCTCCTCGCTGGAGCACATCTCGGAAAAGGGCGCCAAGGAAGAGCGCTACGAGAAGATCCGCGGCCTGCCGGATGGCCGTCGCCTCTCCTGCTCCGCCCAGATCCTCGGCGATCTCGTCATCGACGTGCCGCAGGACACCGTCATCAACGCCCAGGTCGTGCGCAAGGCCGCGACCGACCGGGTGATCGAACGCAACGCCGCCATCCAGCTCTGCTATGTCGAGGTGGACGAACCTGACATGCACAAGCCGCTCGGCGACCTCGATCGTCTGAAGGTGATGCTGGAGAAGGACTGGGGCTGGAAGGACCTGTTGATTGCGCCGCACCTGATCCCGCAGGTGCAGGGCATCCTGCGCAAGGGCAACTGGGCCGTTACCGCTGCCATCCACCGCGACATGGATTCCTCGCGCCCCTTCATCGTCGGCCTGTGGCCAGGCCTGAAGAACGAAGCCTATGGCGTTGCCTGCGATATCGGCTCGACCACCATTGCAATGCACCTGGTGTCTCTGCTTTCCGGCCGTATCGTCGCGTCTTCGGGCACGTCCAACCCGCAGATCCGTTTCGGCGAAGATCTGATGAGCCGCGTCTCCTACGTGATGATGAACCCGGACGGGCGCGAGGCGATGACCAAGGCCGTGCGCGAGGCCGTCAACGGCCTGATCGGCAAGGTCTGCGCCGAGGGTGAGGTCGACCGCCACGACATTCTCGACATGGTCTACGTCGCCAACCCGATCATGCATCACCTGTTCCTCGGCATCGACCCGACGGAACTCGGCCAGGCGCCGTTTGCGCTCGCCGTCTCCGGCGCGCTGCAATACTGGGCGCACGAGCTGGAGATCGACGTCAACCGCGGCGCCAGGCTCTATATGCTGCCCTGCATCGCCGGCCATGTCGGCGCCGATGCGGCGGGCGCCACGCTCTCGGAAGGGCCCTATCGCCAGGACAAGATGATGCTGCTCGTCGATGTCGGCACCAATGCCGAGATCGTCCTCGGCAACAAGGACCGCGTCGTCGCCGCCTCGTCACCGACGGGGCCTGCCTTCGAGGGTGCTGAAATCTCGTCGGGCCAGCGCGCCGCCCCCGGCGCGATCGAGCGCGTTCGCATTAACCCGGAAACGCTGGAGCCGCGCTTCCGCGTGATCGGCGTCGAAAAGTGGTCCGACGAGGATGGCTTTGACGAAGCCGCGGCTAGCGTCGGCGTCACCGGCATCTGTGGCTCGGCGATCATCGAGATCGTTGCCGAGATGTATCTCTCCGGCATCATCTCCGAGGATGGCGTCGTCGATGGCGCAATGGCGGCAAAGAGCCCGCGCATCATCCCGAACGGCCGCACCTTCTCCTATCTGCTGCATGACGGCGAGCCGCGCATCACGGTGACGCAGAACGACATCCGCGCAATCCAGCTCGCCAAGGCCGCCCTTTATGCCGGCATCAAGCTCTTGATGGAAAAGCAGGGCGTCGATCATGTCGACACCATCCGCTTCGCCGGCGCCTTCGGCTCCTTCATCGACCCGAAATACGCGATGGTGCTCGGCCTCATCCCGGACTGCGACCTCGAAGACGTGAAGGCCGTCGGCAACGCGGCCGGCACCGGCGCGCTGATGGCGCTCCTGAACCGCGGCCACCGCCGCGAGATCGAGCAAACCGTCAGCAAAATCGAGAAGATAGAGACGGCGCTTGAATCAAAGTTTCAGGAGCATTTCGTCAACGCCATGGCCATGCCCAACAAGGTCGACGCGTTCCCGAAGCTCTCGACCGTGGTCACCTTGCCCGAGCGCAAGGTGACGGCGGATGATGGCGAGGGTGGCGGCAGGCGGCGGAGAAGAAGCCGGGAGTAG
- a CDS encoding M20 family metallopeptidase, whose protein sequence is MKNADAVWDLLEAKRERFFVLSDRVWDTPETNYEEFSSSAEHADLLEAEGFRVSRGIAGMPTAVMGEAGEGGPVIAILGEFDALPGLSQEAGLAEERPLVEGGNGHGCGHNLLGAGAMMAATAVKDYLAAKGIKGRVRYYGCPAEEGGSSKGFMVRAGVFDDVDVAISWHPAPFAGVNNPISLACNELDFRFSGRASHASAAPHLGRSALDALELMNVGVNYLREHVPSSARIHYAVTDTGGNAPNVVQARAKARYLVRARSLPELLDLVERVRSVAKGAAMMTGTTVTDEIVSGDANLIGNTPLEALMHRQLEHLGPPEFDEDDRRMAAKFQETFTGEDIASAFERFGLKLRRGISLCDTIFPPENGAGTLVGSTDVGTVSWVVPTVQMRGATYAIGTPGHSWQLVAQGKLPAAHKGMEHAAKVMASTAVELILDPTLIAAAKADHAARLEGTPFVNPIPDDVDPPIPGVNHG, encoded by the coding sequence ATGAAAAATGCCGATGCCGTCTGGGACCTTCTCGAAGCCAAGCGCGAGCGGTTTTTCGTGCTCAGCGACCGGGTCTGGGATACGCCGGAAACCAATTACGAGGAGTTTTCCTCGTCGGCCGAACATGCCGATTTGCTGGAGGCCGAGGGCTTTCGCGTGTCGCGCGGCATTGCCGGCATGCCGACGGCGGTGATGGGCGAGGCGGGCGAGGGCGGACCGGTCATCGCCATTCTCGGCGAGTTCGACGCGCTGCCGGGATTGAGCCAGGAAGCAGGCCTCGCCGAGGAGCGCCCGCTTGTCGAAGGCGGCAACGGTCATGGCTGCGGCCACAATCTGCTTGGCGCCGGCGCGATGATGGCGGCAACCGCCGTCAAGGATTATCTCGCTGCCAAGGGCATCAAGGGGCGGGTCCGCTATTACGGTTGCCCGGCGGAAGAGGGCGGCTCGTCCAAGGGTTTCATGGTGCGCGCCGGCGTGTTCGACGATGTCGATGTCGCCATCTCCTGGCATCCTGCACCCTTTGCCGGTGTCAACAACCCGATCTCGCTTGCCTGCAATGAGCTCGACTTCCGCTTCAGTGGCCGGGCGTCGCATGCATCGGCGGCGCCCCATCTCGGCCGCAGCGCGCTCGACGCGCTCGAGCTGATGAATGTCGGCGTCAACTATCTGCGTGAGCACGTGCCGTCGTCGGCGCGCATCCACTATGCGGTGACCGATACGGGCGGCAATGCGCCGAATGTGGTGCAGGCCCGCGCCAAGGCGCGCTATCTCGTGCGCGCCCGCAGCCTGCCGGAACTGCTCGACCTCGTCGAACGCGTCCGCAGCGTCGCCAAGGGCGCCGCCATGATGACCGGCACCACGGTCACGGACGAGATCGTCAGCGGCGACGCCAACCTGATCGGCAACACGCCGCTCGAAGCGCTGATGCATCGCCAGCTCGAGCATCTGGGCCCGCCTGAGTTCGACGAGGATGACCGGCGGATGGCGGCAAAGTTCCAGGAGACCTTTACCGGCGAGGATATCGCCTCTGCCTTCGAGCGTTTCGGGCTGAAGTTGCGCCGCGGCATTTCGCTGTGCGACACGATCTTTCCGCCGGAAAACGGCGCCGGCACGCTCGTCGGCTCCACCGATGTCGGAACGGTGAGCTGGGTGGTGCCGACCGTGCAGATGCGCGGCGCGACCTACGCGATCGGTACGCCCGGCCATTCCTGGCAGCTGGTCGCGCAGGGCAAGCTGCCGGCCGCGCACAAGGGCATGGAGCACGCGGCCAAGGTGATGGCGAGCACGGCGGTCGAGCTGATCCTCGATCCCACGCTTATTGCCGCTGCCAAGGCCGACCACGCGGCACGGCTGGAGGGCACGCCCTTCGTCAATCCCATTCCTGACGATGTCGACCCGCCGATCCCCGGGGTGAACCATGGTTAA